In Rhizobium gallicum bv. gallicum R602sp, the following proteins share a genomic window:
- a CDS encoding flavohemoglobin expression-modulating QEGLA motif protein: MMQQTSAVQESWLEEVTQCLRDDKPIRKELPEGGRLHIDRLLPFLFIYVETRKTEEVARSVTQSNASYLLASTPKQVMPVIQALSAIAVERFGSFLVIRSGELGRDKFLTDDAPYLPPFEVSVWSTENAVVAKEAFSQAVMASEARFRTPRVEERGAPPSVIDEEISILPGCAVLSAEFAPIYRAPESAQIYPELRDQLIATLFDAGLRACAAFIGSRGILKLTSHRSLGRRAFVDAVSRVDRGIDEIASAFDVLLAVTPINAQQAFQQFKSNSFKGDPAFLYRPLTIQVESAKQHLFSVSFDHMEDPVLYDLYREKQREVDLQLSLIASRQAASFIEFGRALYGPVEPSLLAEAESILGMLSNDDPADFDDRVSEAPNADANYVSQRAQAMIAMYRRAWPDFKVEIELRDDLPSGLMVTNHRLLISKTTNMDRRRVEPLLSHEIGVHLLTYFNGSSQGLRLFRSGLSGYEGMQEGLAVFAEYLSGGMTVERLKLIAARVVACADMLADVPFEHAFYRLVQDYKFTHFGAFNLALRVYRGGGLAKDAIYLRGLLQLLDHLKRGGALEPFWMGKIASSHFGVMEELAARGLLKQPSVYPLFLATGEGRERLDRARQGMRPIDMVQPKES; encoded by the coding sequence ATGATGCAACAGACGTCGGCAGTTCAGGAAAGTTGGCTGGAGGAGGTCACACAGTGTCTGCGTGATGATAAGCCGATCCGCAAGGAGCTGCCGGAAGGCGGGCGACTTCATATTGATCGACTGCTGCCCTTCCTCTTCATTTACGTTGAGACCCGCAAGACCGAAGAGGTTGCCCGCTCGGTAACACAGTCAAACGCTTCGTATCTTCTCGCATCGACCCCAAAGCAGGTCATGCCCGTCATCCAGGCTCTTAGCGCCATCGCGGTCGAACGATTTGGATCATTCCTGGTCATCAGAAGCGGAGAGCTTGGTCGCGACAAGTTCCTTACCGATGACGCGCCCTATCTGCCCCCCTTCGAGGTTTCGGTCTGGTCAACCGAAAATGCCGTTGTAGCTAAAGAGGCATTCTCGCAGGCCGTCATGGCGAGCGAAGCTCGGTTTCGCACGCCAAGGGTCGAGGAACGAGGCGCTCCACCATCGGTGATCGATGAGGAAATTTCTATTTTACCCGGTTGCGCCGTCCTATCGGCCGAGTTTGCTCCGATCTACCGCGCGCCCGAGTCCGCACAGATATACCCGGAGCTTCGAGATCAGCTGATTGCAACCCTGTTCGATGCCGGGCTACGGGCATGTGCCGCATTCATAGGCTCTCGTGGCATCTTGAAACTAACATCGCATCGATCCTTGGGCCGACGCGCCTTTGTTGATGCCGTGAGCCGTGTTGACCGGGGCATCGATGAAATTGCTTCGGCCTTTGACGTGCTCCTTGCGGTTACCCCCATCAACGCTCAGCAGGCGTTTCAACAGTTCAAGTCGAACAGTTTCAAAGGCGATCCCGCCTTCCTCTACCGGCCTTTGACCATCCAGGTCGAAAGCGCAAAGCAGCACCTCTTTTCGGTTTCCTTTGATCATATGGAAGACCCGGTTCTCTACGATCTTTATCGGGAAAAGCAGCGCGAAGTGGATTTGCAGCTTTCCTTGATCGCGTCGCGCCAGGCAGCCAGCTTCATTGAGTTCGGAAGAGCGTTGTACGGGCCTGTCGAACCGTCTCTTCTTGCCGAAGCCGAAAGCATTCTCGGCATGCTTTCGAACGACGACCCGGCTGATTTTGACGACCGGGTTTCCGAGGCGCCGAATGCGGACGCCAACTATGTTTCGCAACGGGCGCAGGCAATGATCGCTATGTATCGGCGGGCCTGGCCGGACTTCAAAGTCGAAATCGAGCTTCGCGATGATCTTCCATCAGGGTTGATGGTGACCAATCATCGCCTTCTGATATCAAAGACGACCAATATGGATCGACGGCGCGTGGAGCCACTTCTTTCCCATGAGATCGGCGTCCACCTGCTCACCTACTTCAACGGATCCTCGCAAGGCCTGCGGCTCTTTCGCTCTGGCCTTTCTGGCTATGAAGGGATGCAGGAAGGTCTTGCGGTGTTCGCCGAATACCTCTCAGGCGGTATGACCGTGGAACGGCTGAAGTTAATTGCTGCCCGCGTCGTCGCATGCGCCGACATGCTTGCGGACGTGCCCTTTGAACATGCGTTCTATCGTCTGGTTCAGGATTATAAATTCACCCACTTCGGGGCGTTCAATCTTGCGCTGCGGGTCTACCGAGGCGGCGGTCTCGCCAAAGACGCGATCTACCTGAGAGGACTGCTTCAGCTCCTGGATCACCTCAAGCGCGGCGGTGCGCTTGAACCCTTCTGGATGGGAAAGATCGCCTCTTCTCATTTTGGCGTCATGGAAGAGCTTGCAGCACGCGGGTTGCTGAAGCAACCGTCTGTCTATCCGCTGTTTCTCGCCACCGGTGAAGGGCGCGAAAGGCTCGACAGGGCCAGACAGGGAATGCGGCCCATCGACATGGTCCAACCAAAGGAAAGCTAG
- a CDS encoding DUF2798 domain-containing protein, giving the protein MNTQLKRKIAFALSMGIITTGIISFVLLALNLGFSKGFVLTWLRSWSIGYLIVIPAILLIGPRLQAHVDRLVR; this is encoded by the coding sequence ATGAACACGCAATTGAAACGGAAGATCGCCTTTGCCCTGTCGATGGGTATCATCACAACCGGAATTATCTCCTTCGTCCTTCTTGCGCTCAACCTCGGCTTTTCAAAAGGATTCGTCCTGACATGGCTGCGCTCGTGGAGCATCGGGTACCTAATCGTCATTCCCGCCATCCTGCTGATCGGACCGCGACTTCAGGCGCACGTCGATCGCCTGGTCCGATGA
- a CDS encoding SDR family NAD(P)-dependent oxidoreductase: MQRNAPDFSLGGKVTLVTGASRGIGRACALACAAAGSDIVLGVRDVAASAGLVAEIESAGRKVLPVKLDIPNKAHIAQAVDGALATFGRIDVLVNNVGVAPGNLAELVEEKDLDEILDVNIKGTFLMTQAVGRHMIKRNRGRIINISSQAGTVALRGEAIYCMSKAAINHLTRCLAAEWARYDVTVNAVSPTFIHTDGTAPFLADADNRKATLAHIPLGRIGETDDVVGAVVFLASPAASLITGANLLVDGGWSVA; this comes from the coding sequence ATGCAGAGGAATGCGCCGGACTTCAGCCTTGGGGGCAAGGTGACTTTGGTGACGGGAGCGAGCCGTGGCATCGGTCGAGCTTGCGCGCTTGCCTGTGCCGCAGCAGGCTCCGATATCGTTTTGGGGGTCCGCGATGTCGCAGCGTCGGCGGGCCTGGTTGCCGAAATCGAGAGCGCGGGACGAAAAGTTCTCCCAGTTAAACTGGACATTCCCAATAAGGCCCATATCGCGCAAGCCGTCGACGGGGCGCTTGCGACGTTCGGTCGGATCGACGTCCTCGTCAACAACGTCGGCGTAGCTCCGGGCAATCTTGCGGAACTCGTTGAGGAGAAGGACCTTGACGAGATACTCGATGTCAACATCAAGGGCACCTTTCTGATGACGCAGGCAGTAGGCCGTCACATGATCAAGCGCAATAGAGGCCGGATCATCAACATCAGCTCACAGGCCGGTACCGTGGCACTGCGCGGCGAGGCAATCTATTGCATGAGCAAGGCGGCAATTAATCACCTCACGCGCTGCCTTGCAGCCGAATGGGCACGCTATGATGTCACCGTAAATGCCGTATCGCCGACGTTCATCCACACGGATGGTACAGCACCTTTTCTAGCCGATGCCGACAATCGCAAAGCGACGCTCGCTCACATTCCACTAGGCCGGATCGGTGAAACCGATGATGTGGTGGGTGCCGTAGTCTTCCTTGCATCACCGGCTGCGAGCCTCATCACCGGCGCGAACCTGCTGGTGGACGGTGGATGGTCTGTCGCCTGA
- a CDS encoding SDR family NAD(P)-dependent oxidoreductase, with amino-acid sequence MQETLGIAVITGASGGIGALYADRLARQGYDLMLVARNGERLQRVAAAIRERTGRTVLTVTADLTKTDDVARVATLITDDPRITMLVNNAGVGAAASLIQSDVDAMSAMIALNVDALMRLTYAAVPGFVERDRGTIINIASIVAVAPERLNGVYGGTKAFVLSFSQSLRQELADSNVHVQVVLPGATATDFWDVAGLPVQHLPQEMVMPAQDLVDAALLGLSRKEFVTIPSLHDAGQWDAFDGARQAMAGNLSTNKPAARYQAG; translated from the coding sequence ATGCAGGAAACGTTAGGAATCGCCGTCATTACCGGCGCATCGGGCGGCATTGGCGCCCTTTATGCGGATCGACTTGCCCGCCAGGGCTATGACTTGATGCTCGTCGCGCGAAACGGCGAGCGGCTGCAACGAGTAGCGGCTGCCATCCGCGAACGGACGGGCCGCACCGTTTTGACCGTCACTGCCGACCTCACGAAAACGGACGACGTCGCCCGGGTCGCAACGCTGATCACTGACGACCCGCGGATCACGATGCTGGTCAACAATGCCGGTGTCGGGGCGGCCGCCTCGCTCATCCAGTCCGACGTCGACGCCATGAGCGCGATGATTGCGCTCAATGTCGATGCGCTGATGCGCCTCACTTACGCAGCCGTCCCTGGGTTTGTCGAGCGGGACCGGGGGACGATCATCAACATTGCTTCGATCGTGGCGGTCGCGCCGGAAAGATTGAACGGCGTCTACGGCGGCACGAAGGCCTTTGTTCTCTCCTTCAGCCAGAGCCTGCGCCAGGAACTGGCCGACAGCAACGTCCACGTACAGGTCGTTCTCCCAGGTGCCACTGCGACTGACTTCTGGGATGTCGCGGGGCTTCCGGTTCAGCACTTGCCGCAAGAAATGGTCATGCCGGCTCAAGACCTGGTCGACGCTGCCCTACTGGGGCTTTCGCGCAAGGAGTTCGTCACCATCCCGAGCCTTCACGATGCCGGCCAATGGGATGCCTTCGACGGCGCCCGGCAGGCCATGGCGGGAAATCTGTCCACCAACAAGCCAGCAGCCCGCTATCAGGCCGGCTGA
- a CDS encoding LysR family transcriptional regulator, whose protein sequence is MDRFDAMRVLLAVIDAGSLSAGSRRLNAPLPSVSRKVADLERHLGASLIIRTSRNLQLTDAGRDYVEAARKIMADLEEVERRASGEYQTPRGILTITMPVEFGSRYVLPIALDFMKEHPEVTLNLLSLDRSVHLVNEQVDVAIRLGELADSSLYAVKAGEFRLLTCASPAYLERHGVPQHPTDLPNHEGIMFSNRSFFWGFEVEGKPIEAVPRSRIEVNTAANCVAAALGGVGIARLFDYQIPDELSAGALVPILKGYDSGPRPIHIVYSRQGLLALKVRTFIDWALPRFRATCGNYGGIAHSPQ, encoded by the coding sequence ATGGATCGATTTGATGCGATGCGGGTACTGCTTGCGGTCATCGACGCCGGCAGCTTGTCGGCTGGCAGCCGCAGGCTGAATGCTCCCCTGCCCAGCGTCAGCCGCAAGGTCGCCGATCTTGAACGGCACCTCGGCGCAAGTCTCATCATCCGAACAAGTCGCAATCTGCAGCTTACCGACGCCGGGCGCGACTATGTCGAAGCCGCACGCAAGATCATGGCAGACCTCGAAGAGGTTGAACGCCGAGCCTCCGGCGAATATCAAACGCCGCGTGGAATCCTCACGATCACAATGCCAGTGGAGTTCGGAAGTCGGTACGTGTTGCCTATCGCGCTGGACTTCATGAAAGAGCACCCGGAGGTGACGTTGAACCTTCTGTCGCTCGACCGTTCAGTTCACCTTGTGAATGAGCAGGTGGACGTTGCCATTCGGCTAGGCGAACTCGCCGACAGTTCGCTGTATGCGGTTAAGGCCGGCGAATTTCGCCTGCTGACATGTGCCAGCCCAGCCTATCTGGAGCGGCATGGCGTTCCTCAACATCCCACCGATTTGCCGAACCACGAGGGCATCATGTTCAGCAACCGGTCATTCTTCTGGGGATTCGAAGTTGAGGGCAAACCAATCGAAGCGGTGCCGCGAAGCCGCATCGAGGTCAACACCGCAGCCAACTGTGTTGCCGCGGCGTTAGGCGGCGTCGGAATCGCCCGCCTCTTCGACTACCAGATTCCCGACGAATTATCCGCTGGCGCGCTTGTGCCGATCCTGAAAGGCTACGATAGCGGGCCGAGGCCGATCCATATCGTCTATTCGCGCCAAGGGCTTCTTGCCTTGAAGGTGCGCACATTCATCGACTGGGCATTGCCACGGTTCCGCGCGACGTGCGGCAACTATGGTGGCATTGCGCACTCACCGCAATGA
- a CDS encoding DUF6130 family protein produces the protein MITTVRALGLAAIALLTVATAIAQAQTPGSVQTQFLPIKDEPEPKLLVDQPLAEPLTTRGVAIIPYRTENFRILPIFGPGASDVSPRVGHLHVNVDDLPWRWADAGGTGAIVLTGLPAGKHKVLIEIVTPEHRVIGGQTASFTVPAIHGQHH, from the coding sequence ATGATCACGACCGTTAGAGCCCTCGGCCTTGCTGCAATCGCTCTTCTGACTGTAGCGACCGCGATTGCCCAAGCCCAAACGCCAGGCAGCGTCCAGACTCAGTTTTTACCTATCAAGGATGAGCCCGAGCCGAAACTACTTGTCGATCAGCCCCTTGCAGAACCACTCACCACGCGAGGGGTGGCCATTATTCCGTATCGGACGGAGAATTTTCGCATCCTGCCGATTTTCGGTCCCGGCGCAAGCGACGTATCGCCACGGGTGGGCCACCTGCACGTCAACGTCGACGATCTTCCGTGGCGCTGGGCGGATGCAGGCGGCACGGGTGCAATTGTTCTGACGGGCCTGCCGGCTGGCAAACATAAGGTACTGATCGAAATTGTCACGCCTGAACACCGTGTGATTGGCGGCCAGACTGCCTCGTTCACGGTTCCGGCCATCCATGGTCAGCATCATTAG
- a CDS encoding glutathione synthetase: protein MRIAFFVNSIEGEASYFTTTSLAIAAMARGHDICYVTPDGFVLRPDDSLSVRAIIPGVGKPKNADAFIATLNEKTSTKTIDVVDVDVLFLRNDPSLDADERPWAAHVGAMFGRLAVERGVIAVNDPDALAKAQNKLYFQDFPEVIRPTTLISKSLDEIRAFIDSQKRGVVLKPLQGSGGRHVFKIKSSKESNLNQIFEAVSGEGYLIAQGYLPDAVEGDIRLFLMNGRPLEKDGSYAAFRRVPAKGEVRSNISAAGTAAAVKVTPEILEVAEIVRPKLVADGMFLVGLDIIGSKILEINVFTPGGLQNIERLYGVDFSSVVIEALEKKVSTRANYGSRLSNAVLATL, encoded by the coding sequence ATGCGCATTGCGTTCTTCGTGAACTCCATCGAGGGCGAGGCTTCGTATTTTACGACGACGTCTCTGGCGATTGCGGCGATGGCCCGTGGCCATGATATCTGCTACGTCACGCCCGATGGTTTTGTGCTTCGACCGGATGACAGTCTCTCTGTGCGGGCCATCATTCCAGGTGTTGGAAAACCCAAGAACGCCGACGCATTCATCGCGACCCTTAATGAGAAAACCTCGACCAAAACGATTGACGTGGTGGATGTCGATGTTCTCTTCCTGCGCAACGACCCATCCCTGGACGCCGATGAACGGCCTTGGGCAGCGCATGTCGGGGCAATGTTCGGACGGCTTGCGGTTGAGCGCGGCGTGATCGCCGTCAATGATCCCGACGCCTTGGCGAAGGCCCAGAACAAGCTTTATTTTCAAGACTTCCCCGAAGTCATACGGCCGACTACTCTTATTTCCAAGAGCCTGGACGAGATCAGGGCCTTCATCGACAGCCAGAAGCGTGGCGTCGTCCTCAAGCCGCTTCAAGGATCGGGCGGCCGGCACGTGTTCAAGATCAAATCAAGCAAGGAATCCAATCTTAATCAGATATTCGAAGCAGTCAGCGGCGAGGGATATCTGATCGCCCAGGGCTATCTTCCCGATGCCGTCGAAGGCGATATTCGATTGTTTCTGATGAACGGCAGGCCGCTGGAAAAGGATGGTTCTTATGCGGCATTTCGCAGGGTCCCGGCAAAGGGCGAGGTGCGCTCCAACATCAGCGCGGCTGGAACCGCAGCCGCAGTGAAGGTCACGCCAGAAATCCTTGAGGTCGCCGAAATCGTAAGACCGAAGCTCGTCGCCGATGGCATGTTCTTGGTCGGTCTCGATATCATTGGTTCCAAGATATTGGAGATCAACGTATTCACGCCGGGTGGGCTCCAAAACATTGAGCGGCTCTACGGCGTGGATTTCTCCTCCGTGGTGATCGAAGCGCTGGAAAAGAAGGTGAGCACGCGCGCGAATTACGGCAGCCGGTTGTCGAACGCAGTCCTGGCGACATTGTGA
- a CDS encoding LysR family transcriptional regulator, whose product MDRSRLPQLAIFATVAACGGFRGAAKELGIAPSAVSHAVSSLEAALGVRLFSRTTRSIAVTEEGALLLKRLRPALGEIDLALDAVKEIKNRVAGNLRLSVPPFAAHWLLAPRLAAFSRAYPGVVLEVRVEEPFNDIVAAGLDGGMRLGESLDPDMIAVRMSAPMRASVVASPAYFEEKTVPVHPRQLMDHACIRRRFASGQVYRWEFEKDGEELVLDVDGPLILGDDRLVIEAALDGAGIAFLLENMANAAVEEGRLRWILADWCAPFPGVYLYYPSRRQMRPALRAFIEFFKHAG is encoded by the coding sequence ATGGACAGAAGTCGCCTACCTCAACTTGCAATCTTCGCTACCGTGGCCGCTTGCGGGGGATTTCGGGGGGCGGCCAAGGAGCTGGGGATAGCACCGTCTGCTGTGAGCCACGCCGTCTCGAGCCTGGAGGCTGCTCTGGGAGTTCGGCTCTTTTCTCGCACGACCCGAAGCATCGCGGTAACGGAAGAGGGCGCGCTGCTTCTAAAACGGCTGAGGCCGGCGCTGGGCGAGATCGATCTGGCGCTTGATGCGGTAAAGGAAATCAAAAACCGTGTAGCCGGCAATCTTCGCCTCAGCGTGCCACCCTTTGCGGCGCATTGGCTTTTGGCGCCACGCCTTGCGGCTTTCAGCAGGGCTTACCCGGGCGTCGTTCTGGAAGTCCGGGTCGAGGAGCCGTTCAACGACATCGTCGCTGCGGGCCTTGATGGCGGCATGCGCCTCGGAGAGAGCCTGGACCCGGATATGATCGCCGTCAGAATGAGCGCTCCTATGCGGGCAAGCGTCGTTGCTTCACCCGCTTATTTCGAGGAAAAGACCGTGCCGGTCCATCCGCGTCAACTGATGGATCACGCTTGCATTCGGCGCCGATTTGCCAGCGGACAGGTCTATAGATGGGAATTCGAAAAAGATGGCGAAGAGCTGGTCCTTGATGTCGATGGCCCGCTTATTCTAGGCGACGACCGGCTGGTGATCGAGGCCGCGCTAGACGGCGCCGGCATCGCGTTCCTGCTAGAAAACATGGCGAACGCCGCCGTTGAAGAAGGGCGGCTGCGTTGGATTCTTGCCGATTGGTGCGCGCCGTTTCCCGGTGTCTATCTTTATTACCCAAGCCGGCGTCAGATGCGCCCAGCACTGCGCGCCTTTATCGAGTTCTTCAAGCATGCAGGCTGA
- a CDS encoding aldo/keto reductase, which produces MKKRMLGNELNVSAVGLGCMGMTFAYGGQDEADAIRTLHRAVEIGVTFFDTAEVYGPFDNEILVGKALKPHRDRVVIATKFGFKITDEGEGPSRMVGVDSRPEHVKAVAEASLGRLGIEQIDLFYQHRVDPNVPIEETVGAMADLVKEGKVKALGLSEASAATIRRAHNVHPIAAVQSEYSLWSRDPELEVLAVCRELGIGFVPYSPLGRGLLTGAINKPDELGADDWRKNLPRFQADAMAANAALVASLKDMAQAKGVTAAQLALAWVLHQGDFIVPIPGARKLKHLEENAAAADITLSDNELKQIGEALAPTKVTGSRYREQELALVNG; this is translated from the coding sequence ATGAAAAAACGGATGCTCGGAAACGAACTCAACGTCTCGGCGGTGGGCCTCGGATGCATGGGGATGACCTTCGCCTATGGCGGTCAGGATGAGGCAGACGCCATTCGCACGCTGCACCGCGCTGTCGAGATCGGCGTAACCTTCTTCGATACTGCAGAGGTCTACGGTCCTTTCGATAATGAAATTCTGGTGGGCAAGGCTTTGAAACCGCACCGGGATCGCGTCGTGATCGCAACCAAGTTCGGCTTCAAGATCACCGATGAGGGCGAAGGGCCGTCGCGCATGGTCGGCGTCGACAGCCGCCCCGAACATGTAAAGGCAGTAGCAGAGGCCTCTCTCGGACGGCTCGGAATCGAGCAGATCGACCTCTTCTACCAGCACCGCGTCGACCCCAACGTGCCGATTGAGGAAACTGTCGGAGCCATGGCGGACCTCGTCAAGGAAGGCAAAGTGAAAGCACTCGGCCTTTCGGAGGCAAGCGCTGCCACGATAAGGCGCGCTCATAATGTGCACCCAATTGCGGCGGTGCAGAGCGAATACTCGCTGTGGAGCCGGGATCCGGAGCTGGAGGTGTTGGCGGTCTGCCGCGAGCTTGGCATCGGCTTTGTCCCTTACAGTCCGCTCGGTCGTGGTCTCTTGACCGGCGCAATCAATAAACCCGATGAACTTGGTGCCGATGACTGGCGCAAGAACCTGCCACGCTTTCAAGCTGACGCAATGGCCGCGAACGCTGCCCTCGTCGCCTCGTTGAAGGACATGGCGCAGGCAAAGGGCGTAACGGCGGCGCAACTCGCACTGGCCTGGGTGCTGCATCAGGGCGACTTCATCGTGCCGATCCCCGGCGCGCGCAAGCTCAAGCATTTGGAAGAAAATGCTGCGGCAGCCGACATCACCTTGTCGGACAATGAGCTCAAACAGATCGGCGAGGCGCTCGCTCCGACAAAGGTCACCGGCAGCCGTTACCGCGAGCAGGAGCTTGCCCTTGTGAACGGGTAG
- a CDS encoding alpha-amylase family protein, protein MINDLWYKNAVVYCLSVETFMDANGDGIGDFQGLQRRLDYLAGLGVTAIWLMPFQASPGHDDGYDVSDYYNVDPRYGTLGDFVEFTHGAKQRGIRVLIDLVVNHTSDEHPWFKAARSDKNSRYRDWYVWSKNKPANADEGIVFPGVQKATWTHDEKSGEYYFHRFYKFQPDLNTANPHVQAEILKIMGFWIQLGVSGFRMDAVPFVIAEKGANVKVPKEQFDMLRTFREFLQWRKGDSIILAEANVVPKENLQYFGDDGDRMQMMFNFHVNQALFYALASADTRPLAKAMHDTQERPQTGQWGIFLRNHDELDLGRLTEKQRQQVFTAFGPDKEMQLYERGIRRRLAPMLGGDMRRLRLAYSVMYSLPGTPVLRYGDEIGMGDDLSLPERNCARTPMQWSNEPQGGFTKSDRPVLPVISKGPYGFDHINVAFQRRDPESMLNWTERMIRMRKEAPEIGWGEFSFLDCNNRGVLAVRYEWRNNAVVIIHNFHAKPVEITFDAGLDDAGHLLIDIADDSDSRADEKGKHHMVLEPYAYRWYRAGGLDYLLKRSDT, encoded by the coding sequence GTGATCAACGACCTCTGGTACAAAAACGCCGTCGTCTACTGCCTTTCTGTTGAGACTTTCATGGATGCCAATGGCGATGGCATCGGCGATTTCCAAGGCCTTCAGCGCCGACTGGATTATCTGGCCGGGCTTGGCGTCACCGCGATCTGGCTGATGCCGTTCCAGGCCTCTCCGGGTCACGACGATGGCTACGACGTTTCTGACTACTACAACGTCGATCCCCGTTACGGAACGCTCGGCGATTTCGTCGAATTCACTCACGGAGCCAAGCAACGCGGAATTCGCGTGCTCATCGATCTCGTCGTCAATCACACATCCGATGAACATCCATGGTTTAAAGCGGCCCGCTCGGACAAGAACTCGCGCTATCGCGACTGGTATGTCTGGTCGAAGAACAAACCCGCCAACGCCGATGAAGGAATTGTGTTTCCAGGTGTCCAGAAGGCGACATGGACGCATGATGAAAAATCCGGCGAGTACTACTTTCACCGTTTCTACAAGTTCCAGCCGGACCTCAATACCGCAAACCCGCATGTTCAGGCGGAAATCCTGAAAATCATGGGTTTCTGGATCCAACTTGGCGTTTCCGGCTTCCGCATGGACGCCGTGCCCTTCGTTATCGCCGAAAAGGGCGCCAACGTGAAAGTGCCGAAGGAACAGTTCGACATGCTGCGAACCTTCCGCGAATTCCTGCAGTGGCGTAAGGGCGACAGCATCATCTTGGCTGAGGCCAATGTCGTGCCGAAGGAGAACCTGCAATATTTCGGTGACGACGGTGACCGCATGCAGATGATGTTCAACTTCCACGTCAACCAGGCGCTTTTTTATGCGCTTGCCAGCGCAGACACCCGACCGCTCGCCAAGGCGATGCATGACACACAGGAACGCCCGCAGACCGGTCAATGGGGCATTTTCCTGCGCAACCACGACGAATTGGATCTGGGTCGTCTGACGGAGAAGCAGCGCCAGCAGGTGTTTACAGCCTTTGGCCCGGATAAAGAGATGCAGCTCTACGAGCGCGGTATCCGTCGACGCCTCGCCCCCATGCTCGGCGGTGATATGCGCCGCCTGAGGCTTGCTTACAGTGTGATGTACTCGCTGCCCGGAACACCAGTTCTGCGATATGGCGACGAAATCGGGATGGGCGACGACCTGTCGCTGCCGGAGCGCAACTGCGCCCGCACGCCGATGCAATGGTCGAACGAGCCGCAGGGTGGCTTCACCAAGAGCGACAGGCCGGTCCTGCCGGTCATCTCGAAGGGCCCCTACGGTTTCGACCATATAAATGTTGCCTTCCAGCGCCGTGATCCGGAATCCATGCTTAACTGGACCGAGCGGATGATCCGCATGCGCAAGGAGGCACCCGAGATCGGTTGGGGCGAGTTCAGCTTTCTTGATTGCAACAATCGCGGCGTGCTCGCCGTCCGCTACGAGTGGCGGAATAATGCCGTTGTCATCATCCACAACTTCCACGCCAAGCCGGTGGAGATTACCTTCGACGCCGGCCTCGATGACGCCGGCCACCTGTTGATTGACATAGCCGACGACAGTGACAGTCGCGCCGACGAGAAGGGTAAGCACCATATGGTGCTCGAACCTTACGCCTATCGTTGGTACCGCGCCGGCGGCCTGGATTACTTGTTGAAGCGGAGCGACACATAA